A part of Myxococcus landrumus genomic DNA contains:
- a CDS encoding TAT-variant-translocated molybdopterin oxidoreductase, whose protein sequence is MSDTLPKYWQSLAQRATDGTGLEPRHNEFAEELPVGVAAVPPDASSRRDFFKMMGLSAAAAMVACQRAPVQKLVPYVSRPDEVMPGTALWYASTCEGCSARCGLLLKTRDGRPIKVEGNDEHPVSRGGVCAVGQASVLSLYDASRARFPTRTHGRITWTDLDAEVKAGLLKAKEDGKAIRLVLPWVMGPSLEAGVKRFLAAHPTARTVRYEPLGELSAIGDAYRITHGARVVPDYRFERTKVIASFGADFLGTWVSPVAFTRQYSEARDAAGRRAMSRHYQVEPVMTLTGAAADRRFVVAPSDVTLALGDVVRGLAAKAGRTLPGLTALPASKLDKTSVDELVDALWSHRTESLVVCGGDDVAGQALAATANQLLGNEGTTVLPMDGVRLDEDALSYGELLAELGAGSVGAVLFAGVNPAHADPRGGELGSLLKAVPLTVTLNDRLDETTLLTRLHAPASTPLESWGDAEPRRGVLSLRQPAVSPLHDTRDLMDSLLAWAGLSATHYDFLRARWEAEVFPCAGTAGQDSGTAWDDAVRRGVVTLPSTPVEPLSFREESLAKALASVSRPSGEWELVLFSSVAMRDGAPANNAWLHEVPDPITKATWGNQALIAPSRAKEQGLSDGDVVKVSVSGKSVSLPVLVQAGTHPSTLAVAVGYGRTRAGRIGDGVGSHVFPLAAVVGGRACRTVPGATVAGTGERQKLALTQTHSSLEGRPHVREAELAAFLANPRAGNEGHGGHGTNGAHPLSIWSGHEYNGHRWALAVDLSMCTGCSACVVSCQAENNIPSVGREEVLRQREMHWMRIDRYYQGDEANPQVVHQPMMCQHCENAPCETVCPVLATVHSSEGLNQQVYNRCVGTRYCANNCPTKVRRFNWFDYPHDEPLERMVLNPDVVVRSRGVMEKCSMCVQRINEGKATANREGRPLKDGDVQTACQQSCPAKAIHFGDLNDPNSRVAKLAKDGRSFRLLEELNIGPSITYLTKIRNTGSGSGT, encoded by the coding sequence ATGTCCGACACCCTTCCCAAGTACTGGCAGAGCCTGGCCCAGCGAGCGACCGACGGCACGGGACTCGAGCCACGGCACAACGAGTTCGCGGAGGAGCTCCCGGTGGGCGTCGCCGCTGTCCCTCCGGATGCGAGCTCCCGCCGCGACTTCTTCAAGATGATGGGCCTGAGCGCCGCCGCGGCGATGGTCGCGTGTCAGCGCGCGCCGGTGCAGAAGCTTGTCCCCTACGTGTCCAGACCGGACGAGGTGATGCCGGGCACCGCGCTCTGGTACGCGTCCACCTGCGAGGGCTGCTCCGCGCGCTGCGGTCTGTTGTTGAAGACGCGCGACGGGCGTCCCATCAAGGTCGAGGGCAATGACGAGCACCCCGTCTCGCGCGGAGGCGTGTGCGCGGTGGGGCAGGCCTCGGTGCTCTCGCTCTACGACGCGAGCCGGGCGCGCTTCCCCACGCGCACCCACGGCCGCATCACCTGGACGGACCTGGACGCCGAGGTGAAGGCGGGGCTGCTCAAGGCGAAGGAAGACGGCAAGGCCATCCGGCTGGTGTTGCCCTGGGTGATGGGGCCTTCGCTGGAGGCGGGCGTGAAGCGCTTCCTCGCCGCGCACCCCACGGCGCGCACGGTGCGCTACGAGCCGCTGGGCGAGCTGTCGGCCATCGGTGACGCCTACCGCATCACCCACGGCGCCCGGGTGGTGCCGGACTACCGCTTCGAGCGGACGAAGGTCATCGCCAGCTTCGGCGCGGACTTCCTGGGCACGTGGGTGTCGCCCGTGGCCTTCACGCGCCAGTACTCGGAAGCGCGAGACGCCGCCGGACGCAGGGCGATGTCGCGGCACTATCAGGTCGAGCCCGTGATGACGCTCACGGGCGCGGCGGCGGACCGCCGCTTCGTGGTGGCACCGTCCGACGTGACGCTGGCGCTCGGAGACGTGGTGCGCGGGCTCGCGGCGAAGGCTGGGCGCACCCTTCCAGGGCTGACGGCGCTGCCGGCCTCCAAGCTGGACAAGACCTCCGTGGACGAGCTCGTCGACGCGCTGTGGTCGCATCGCACCGAGTCGCTCGTGGTGTGCGGCGGCGACGACGTGGCGGGCCAGGCGCTGGCGGCGACGGCGAACCAGTTGCTCGGCAACGAAGGCACCACGGTGCTTCCGATGGACGGTGTCCGGCTGGATGAGGACGCACTGTCCTACGGCGAGCTGCTCGCCGAGCTGGGCGCGGGAAGCGTGGGCGCGGTGCTCTTCGCGGGCGTCAACCCCGCGCACGCGGACCCTCGGGGAGGGGAGCTGGGCAGCCTGTTGAAGGCCGTGCCCCTCACGGTGACGCTGAATGACCGCCTGGACGAGACGACGCTGCTGACCCGGCTGCACGCGCCGGCCTCCACGCCGCTGGAGTCGTGGGGCGACGCGGAGCCTCGCCGGGGTGTGCTCTCCCTGCGCCAGCCCGCGGTGTCTCCGCTGCACGACACGCGCGACCTGATGGACTCCCTCCTGGCATGGGCGGGCCTCTCCGCGACTCACTACGACTTCCTGCGCGCGCGCTGGGAGGCGGAGGTCTTCCCTTGCGCTGGGACGGCGGGGCAGGACTCGGGCACCGCCTGGGACGACGCGGTCCGGCGGGGCGTGGTGACGCTGCCCTCGACGCCGGTGGAGCCGCTGTCGTTCCGCGAGGAGTCACTGGCGAAGGCGCTGGCCTCGGTGTCGCGGCCTTCGGGGGAGTGGGAGCTGGTGTTGTTCTCGTCGGTGGCGATGCGCGATGGCGCGCCCGCGAACAACGCCTGGCTCCACGAGGTGCCGGACCCCATCACCAAGGCGACCTGGGGCAACCAGGCGCTCATCGCCCCCTCGCGGGCGAAGGAGCAGGGCCTGTCCGATGGCGACGTCGTGAAGGTGAGCGTGAGCGGCAAGTCGGTGTCGCTCCCGGTGCTGGTGCAGGCGGGAACCCATCCCTCCACGCTGGCCGTGGCGGTGGGCTATGGCCGCACGCGGGCCGGGCGCATCGGCGATGGCGTGGGCTCGCATGTCTTCCCGCTCGCGGCGGTGGTGGGCGGGCGCGCGTGCCGTACCGTACCGGGCGCGACGGTGGCCGGGACGGGCGAGCGTCAGAAGCTCGCGCTCACGCAGACGCACTCCAGCCTGGAAGGCCGTCCGCACGTGCGAGAGGCGGAGCTGGCCGCGTTCCTGGCGAATCCCCGCGCGGGCAACGAGGGCCACGGCGGGCACGGCACCAACGGCGCCCATCCGCTCTCCATCTGGTCCGGCCACGAGTACAACGGCCACCGGTGGGCGCTCGCGGTGGACCTGAGCATGTGCACGGGCTGCTCGGCGTGTGTGGTGTCCTGCCAGGCGGAGAACAACATCCCCAGCGTGGGCCGCGAGGAGGTGCTGCGTCAGCGCGAGATGCACTGGATGCGCATCGACCGGTACTACCAGGGCGACGAGGCGAACCCGCAGGTGGTGCACCAGCCGATGATGTGCCAGCACTGCGAGAACGCGCCGTGCGAGACGGTGTGCCCGGTGCTCGCGACGGTGCACTCGAGCGAGGGGCTCAACCAGCAGGTCTACAACCGCTGCGTCGGGACTCGGTACTGCGCGAACAACTGCCCGACGAAGGTGCGCCGCTTCAACTGGTTCGACTACCCGCACGACGAGCCGCTCGAGCGGATGGTGCTCAACCCGGACGTGGTGGTCCGCAGCCGGGGCGTCATGGAGAAGTGCTCCATGTGCGTGCAGCGCATCAACGAGGGCAAGGCGACGGCGAACCGCGAGGGCCGGCCGCTGAAGGACGGCGACGTCCAGACGGCCTGTCAGCAGAGCTGTCCCGCCAAGGCCATCCACTTCGGCGACCTGAATGACCCGAACAGCCGGGTGGCGAAGCTGGCGAAGGACGGGCGCTCGTTCCGGTTGCTGGAGGAGCTGAACATCGGGCCGTCCATCACCTACCTCACGAAGATCCGGAACACCGGGTCGGGAAGCGGAACATGA
- a CDS encoding c-type cytochrome, which yields MRTRVLGGRPRQERRLVPIIPLLAVLGAPVAMAEGAARQGAQLFTQRCATCHSVGEGDRIGPDLHGVLERRDEAWVTRFITSPGALIDSGDPVATELLAKFNGVRMPDQSLTDSERASLYAFFRDCTQKGKGGCKPSPAEKMGTDAAPEEIARGRRLFEGTESLKNGGAACIGCHDVRGAGVAGGGTLGPNLTFAFARMGEKGMRPALAKLEGPMMGALYAKAPLDEEEQYALKAYFAEASRDGSRPRADRDFFYLGVVGLAAALGFIGVVFASPSSRGKS from the coding sequence ATGCGGACACGTGTGCTGGGAGGACGGCCGCGTCAGGAGCGCAGGCTCGTTCCCATCATCCCGCTCCTGGCTGTACTGGGCGCGCCGGTCGCGATGGCCGAGGGCGCCGCGCGGCAGGGCGCGCAGCTCTTCACCCAACGGTGCGCGACTTGTCACTCGGTGGGAGAGGGCGACCGGATTGGCCCTGACCTGCACGGAGTGCTGGAGCGGCGTGACGAAGCCTGGGTGACCCGCTTCATCACGAGCCCGGGCGCGCTCATCGATTCGGGAGACCCGGTCGCCACCGAGCTGCTCGCGAAGTTCAACGGCGTGCGCATGCCCGACCAGTCGCTCACCGACTCCGAGCGCGCGAGCCTCTACGCCTTCTTCCGCGACTGCACCCAGAAGGGGAAGGGCGGTTGCAAGCCCTCGCCCGCGGAGAAGATGGGCACGGACGCCGCGCCCGAGGAAATCGCGCGAGGCCGCCGACTCTTCGAGGGCACCGAGTCCCTGAAGAACGGCGGCGCCGCCTGCATCGGTTGTCACGACGTGCGAGGCGCGGGCGTGGCGGGGGGTGGAACGCTGGGACCCAACCTGACCTTCGCCTTCGCGCGCATGGGGGAGAAGGGGATGCGCCCCGCCCTGGCGAAGCTGGAGGGGCCCATGATGGGTGCGCTGTACGCGAAGGCGCCGCTCGATGAGGAAGAGCAGTACGCCCTCAAGGCGTACTTCGCGGAGGCCTCTCGAGACGGCAGCCGTCCTCGCGCGGACCGGGACTTCTTCTACCTGGGCGTCGTCGGACTGGCCGCGGCGCTGGGCTTCATCGGCGTGGTGTTCGCCTCGCCGTCCTCGCGAGGCAAGTCGTGA
- a CDS encoding LytR/AlgR family response regulator transcription factor — protein sequence MERRLSALLVDDERLARVELRRLLAAHPDVEVVGEAEDIPGATSALRARRPDVVFLDIHLADASGFELLDEELGETAVVFVTAMPAHAVRAFEVNALDYLLKPVSPARLERTLERLRSAMAAQRPSGERKLTLEDRVLVQEGARSELVRVSDVRCIRAEDDYSRLVLANGREHLVHESLKSWEARLPPRHFVRVHRSTVVNLEHVERLSREENDSWLVHVRGLVEPLSMSRRYAVRVRELLA from the coding sequence ATGGAACGACGGCTCTCAGCGCTGCTGGTCGATGACGAGCGGCTGGCTCGCGTGGAGCTGCGCCGGCTGCTCGCCGCTCACCCGGACGTCGAGGTGGTGGGTGAAGCCGAGGACATCCCTGGCGCCACCAGCGCACTGCGGGCCCGGCGCCCGGATGTGGTGTTCCTCGACATCCACCTCGCGGACGCGTCCGGCTTCGAGCTCCTCGACGAGGAGCTGGGAGAGACCGCGGTGGTGTTCGTCACCGCGATGCCTGCCCACGCCGTGCGCGCCTTCGAGGTGAATGCGCTCGACTACCTCCTCAAGCCCGTCTCACCGGCGAGGCTGGAGCGCACGCTGGAGCGGCTGCGCTCCGCGATGGCCGCGCAGCGTCCTTCCGGCGAACGCAAACTCACCCTCGAGGACCGGGTGCTCGTCCAGGAGGGGGCTCGCAGCGAGCTGGTCCGCGTCAGCGACGTGCGCTGCATCCGCGCCGAGGATGACTACTCCCGGCTGGTACTGGCCAACGGACGCGAGCACCTGGTCCACGAGTCGCTCAAGAGCTGGGAGGCGCGCCTGCCTCCGCGTCACTTCGTGCGAGTGCACCGCTCCACCGTCGTGAATCTGGAGCACGTGGAGCGCCTCTCCCGCGAGGAGAACGACTCGTGGCTCGTGCACGTGAGAGGACTCGTGGAGCCGCTCAGCATGAGCCGGCGCTACGCCGTGCGCGTTCGGGAGCTGCTCGCCTGA
- a CDS encoding cytochrome c3 family protein, with product MSRASFRVLGYAGALAALSLGGCNSPVNNQQGHMPAQPVAFSHAVHAGQYELDCQYCHVGAESSRHAGVPSTSVCLNCHSQVKKDSPEVQKVIAAVAAKASIEWVRVHRLPDHAYFNHASHVTAGVACQTCHGKVEEMVRVEQVEPMTMGWCLDCHRKTLAQEQTAPLPSTPRKGELLALTSGSPLPEPSKTPRILRPPSDCSSCHR from the coding sequence ATGAGCCGCGCTTCCTTCCGTGTCCTCGGGTACGCCGGTGCCCTCGCCGCGCTGAGCCTGGGCGGGTGCAACAGCCCCGTGAACAACCAGCAGGGCCACATGCCGGCGCAGCCCGTGGCCTTCTCCCACGCGGTCCACGCGGGCCAGTACGAGCTGGATTGTCAGTACTGCCACGTGGGCGCCGAGAGCAGCCGTCACGCGGGTGTCCCCTCCACGAGCGTGTGCTTGAACTGCCACTCGCAGGTGAAGAAGGACTCGCCCGAAGTCCAGAAGGTCATCGCCGCCGTGGCCGCGAAGGCGTCCATCGAGTGGGTGCGTGTCCACCGTCTCCCGGACCACGCCTACTTCAACCACGCGAGCCATGTCACCGCGGGCGTGGCGTGCCAGACGTGCCACGGCAAGGTGGAGGAGATGGTGCGCGTGGAGCAGGTGGAGCCCATGACCATGGGCTGGTGCCTGGACTGTCACCGCAAGACGCTGGCGCAGGAGCAGACCGCGCCGCTGCCTTCCACGCCGCGAAAGGGCGAGCTGTTGGCCCTGACGTCCGGCTCACCGTTGCCCGAGCCGTCGAAAACCCCTCGCATCTTGCGGCCGCCCTCGGACTGCTCGAGCTGCCACCGCTGA
- a CDS encoding DUF3341 domain-containing protein produces MSAPVLIGYFDSEERVLEATRAVREAGHDLRDVYTPYAVHGLDAAMGLKPSRLTWVCFAAGALGCTLAMSLQLYTSVVSWPLNVGGKPFNSFPAFIPVTFELTVLFAALGTVAAFLVRAKLFPGNKRQALPRVTDDRFAIVIAPGQKPNALEAAEALLRDHGAVATDLREVAS; encoded by the coding sequence ATGAGCGCCCCCGTCCTCATCGGCTACTTCGACAGCGAGGAGCGGGTCCTGGAGGCCACGCGAGCGGTGCGCGAGGCGGGCCATGACCTGCGAGATGTGTACACGCCGTACGCGGTGCACGGCCTGGATGCCGCGATGGGGCTCAAGCCCAGCCGGCTAACGTGGGTGTGCTTCGCGGCGGGCGCCCTGGGCTGCACGCTGGCGATGTCGCTCCAGCTCTACACCAGCGTGGTGAGCTGGCCGCTCAACGTGGGAGGCAAGCCCTTCAACTCGTTCCCGGCCTTCATCCCGGTGACGTTCGAGTTGACGGTGCTCTTCGCCGCGCTGGGCACGGTGGCGGCGTTCCTCGTGAGGGCGAAGCTGTTCCCGGGCAACAAGCGCCAGGCGCTGCCTCGGGTGACGGATGACCGCTTCGCCATCGTCATCGCGCCCGGCCAGAAGCCGAACGCGCTGGAGGCGGCCGAGGCGCTGCTCCGGGACCACGGCGCGGTGGCCACGGACTTGAGGGAGGTGGCGTCGTGA
- a CDS encoding sensor histidine kinase: MTDFRRLFWKLNTAGWLGYGVVTYATYAPVLVEMTAEQRETMALYKALRMALGFVLSLGLHRICQRVRAGRLPPWSQALLLLLVCWVFGTAWGLLLRVASSSFFPDRTPLDWAMVPRVGQNLGWVFALWCGAYYAVKIWHERQAEERANIEARALANEARLQALQYQLNPHFLFNALNSLRATISEDSGRAQTMVTQLAELLRHTLTGPQQVLIPLEEELESIHNYLALEKVRFEERLQVEVVVSPAAARAYLPALTLQPLVENALKHGSRRDSVLRVTLRADLEGNELRIEVANTGALKHAAEAEGAPRSTRIGLRNVQERLDVLFPSRNSFVLEERDGWVYATLRLKVPDGTTALSAAGR; the protein is encoded by the coding sequence ATGACGGACTTCCGCCGACTCTTCTGGAAGCTGAACACAGCCGGTTGGCTCGGCTATGGCGTGGTCACCTACGCCACCTATGCCCCCGTGCTGGTGGAGATGACGGCGGAACAGCGCGAGACCATGGCCCTCTACAAGGCCCTGCGCATGGCGCTCGGCTTCGTCCTCAGTCTGGGGCTGCACCGCATCTGCCAACGCGTGCGCGCGGGCCGGCTCCCTCCGTGGAGCCAGGCGCTGCTGCTCCTCCTCGTGTGCTGGGTGTTTGGTACAGCGTGGGGACTGCTCTTGCGCGTGGCATCGTCGTCCTTCTTCCCGGATCGCACCCCGTTGGATTGGGCAATGGTGCCGCGCGTGGGCCAGAACCTGGGCTGGGTCTTCGCCTTGTGGTGCGGTGCCTATTACGCGGTGAAGATCTGGCACGAGCGACAGGCCGAGGAGCGGGCGAACATCGAGGCACGCGCCCTGGCCAACGAAGCCCGGCTCCAGGCGTTGCAGTACCAGCTCAATCCTCACTTCCTCTTCAACGCGCTCAATTCCTTGCGCGCCACCATCTCCGAGGACTCGGGCCGCGCGCAGACGATGGTGACCCAGTTGGCGGAGCTGCTCCGGCACACACTCACCGGACCGCAACAGGTGCTCATTCCGCTGGAGGAAGAGCTGGAGAGCATTCACAACTATCTGGCGTTGGAGAAGGTCCGCTTCGAGGAGAGGTTGCAAGTCGAGGTGGTGGTGTCACCCGCCGCCGCTCGGGCCTACCTCCCCGCCCTCACGCTTCAGCCCTTGGTGGAGAACGCGCTCAAGCACGGCTCACGGCGCGACTCCGTGCTGCGAGTCACCCTCCGGGCCGACCTGGAGGGCAACGAGCTGCGCATCGAGGTGGCCAACACCGGCGCCTTGAAGCACGCGGCGGAGGCGGAGGGAGCCCCTCGCTCGACGCGCATCGGCCTGCGCAACGTGCAGGAGCGGCTGGATGTACTCTTCCCCAGCCGGAACTCGTTCGTCCTGGAGGAGCGGGACGGATGGGTCTACGCCACGCTCCGGTTGAAGGTGCCCGATGGAACGACGGCTCTCAGCGCTGCTGGTCGATGA
- a CDS encoding respiratory nitrate reductase subunit gamma: MSDSILFNVVPYAAALVTLAGGIARLTAREPAAPPSPWTPAGRTVLAGSSIVLFLHLVGLAAPRAMQVFNASPARLFTLESLSLIGALLLSWGLLTLGLRRAREGQWGAVVALALVLSQVLTGVYVAVALRWASAWYLHVTVPYLRSLMSFQPDATLLQAAPLVIQVHVLASIALLGVAPFLRFGRVPARTPESVEPGLLATPREETP; encoded by the coding sequence GTGAGCGACTCCATCCTGTTCAACGTGGTTCCCTATGCGGCCGCGCTCGTCACCTTGGCGGGCGGCATCGCGCGGCTGACGGCGCGAGAGCCCGCGGCGCCTCCTTCACCGTGGACGCCCGCGGGCCGCACGGTGTTGGCGGGCTCCTCCATCGTCCTGTTCCTGCACCTGGTGGGGCTCGCGGCGCCTCGCGCGATGCAGGTCTTCAACGCCTCTCCCGCGCGTCTCTTCACGCTGGAGTCGCTCAGCCTCATCGGTGCGCTCCTGCTGAGCTGGGGCCTGTTGACGCTGGGCCTTCGCCGGGCGCGTGAAGGGCAGTGGGGGGCCGTCGTCGCGCTCGCCCTCGTCCTGTCGCAAGTGCTCACCGGTGTGTACGTGGCCGTGGCCCTGCGCTGGGCCTCCGCCTGGTACCTGCATGTCACGGTGCCCTACCTGCGCTCGCTGATGTCCTTCCAGCCGGACGCGACGCTGTTGCAGGCCGCGCCGCTCGTCATCCAGGTGCACGTGCTCGCCAGCATCGCCCTCTTGGGAGTGGCGCCCTTCCTGCGCTTCGGCCGCGTGCCCGCGCGCACGCCAGAGTCCGTCGAGCCCGGTCTGCTCGCCACGCCTCGCGAGGAGACACCATGA
- a CDS encoding DJ-1/PfpI family protein encodes MTLAPLPSILLAIWLSATPADDAEAVRAVVADYTEGVKSGDSARLHRAFHLESKLLYVKPDGTFTAWASADYIETVVKNPATGREDKVLQLDVAGTAAMAKVSVRTPKFDFIDYISLLKLGGKWTIVSKVFHREPRTDAATPAAPLTAKSSPLAGRTVAILVTHGFNLPEMTETRRALEEAGARVELIAPNEGTVRAETKAGRTSEFSVDRVLSEARPDAYHALYLPGGTPSADSLRLVPEAVTFVQGFLQAKKPVAAICHGLWLLADAGGVKGRRVTSFPSLRLDLQNAGATWVNEEVVVDGMLVTSRWPDDLPAFNRQVVTRFARPASP; translated from the coding sequence ATGACGCTCGCCCCACTCCCTTCGATTCTGCTCGCCATCTGGCTGTCGGCCACACCCGCCGACGACGCGGAGGCCGTCCGCGCGGTGGTCGCCGACTACACGGAGGGGGTGAAGTCCGGCGACAGCGCGCGCCTTCATCGCGCCTTCCATCTCGAATCGAAGCTCCTCTACGTGAAGCCCGATGGCACTTTCACCGCCTGGGCCAGCGCGGACTACATCGAGACCGTGGTGAAGAACCCCGCCACCGGACGCGAGGACAAGGTCCTTCAGCTTGATGTCGCCGGCACCGCGGCGATGGCCAAGGTGTCCGTGCGCACGCCGAAGTTCGACTTCATCGACTACATCTCCCTGCTCAAGCTGGGAGGCAAGTGGACCATCGTCAGCAAGGTGTTCCACCGCGAACCCCGGACGGACGCCGCCACTCCCGCCGCGCCTCTGACGGCGAAGAGCAGCCCGCTCGCCGGTCGCACCGTGGCGATCCTCGTCACCCACGGCTTCAATCTCCCCGAGATGACGGAGACCCGCCGCGCGCTCGAGGAGGCCGGGGCCCGCGTGGAGCTCATCGCCCCCAATGAGGGCACCGTGCGCGCGGAGACGAAGGCAGGCCGGACGAGCGAGTTCTCCGTGGACCGCGTGCTCAGTGAAGCCCGCCCGGACGCCTATCACGCGCTCTACCTGCCTGGAGGCACCCCCAGCGCGGACAGCCTGCGCCTGGTCCCCGAGGCCGTCACGTTCGTGCAGGGATTCCTCCAGGCGAAGAAACCTGTCGCCGCCATCTGTCACGGCCTGTGGCTGCTCGCCGACGCGGGGGGCGTGAAGGGGCGCAGAGTCACCTCCTTCCCCTCCCTGCGCCTCGACCTGCAGAATGCGGGCGCCACGTGGGTGAACGAGGAGGTCGTCGTCGATGGCATGCTCGTCACCAGCCGCTGGCCGGATGACCTTCCCGCCTTCAACCGGCAAGTGGTGACGCGCTTCGCCCGCCCCGCCTCGCCCTGA
- a CDS encoding c-type cytochrome — protein sequence MSKRWAGLAALGLAVAGCEQDETKPNFEYAPDMVASVPYDSFANNPNTPDGKTLVTPAKGTVPRGHLPLHLASGPEAAERAGADLRNPYPSSPDVLARGQTAFLRYCSPCHGSGGLGDGPVTARFPMPPSLLAEHAVGLPDGRIFHIITHGQGLMPAHGSQVAPEDRWKLVHYVRSLQNPARTAHKETP from the coding sequence GTGAGCAAGAGGTGGGCAGGACTGGCGGCGCTGGGGCTGGCCGTGGCGGGCTGCGAGCAGGACGAGACGAAGCCCAACTTCGAGTACGCGCCGGACATGGTGGCGTCCGTCCCCTACGACAGCTTCGCGAACAACCCGAACACGCCCGACGGCAAGACGCTCGTGACGCCGGCGAAGGGCACGGTGCCTCGGGGGCATCTGCCCCTGCACCTGGCCTCCGGACCGGAGGCGGCCGAGCGCGCCGGAGCGGACCTGCGCAATCCATATCCGTCCTCGCCCGACGTGCTCGCGCGTGGGCAGACGGCGTTCCTGCGCTACTGCTCGCCGTGCCATGGCTCGGGGGGACTGGGAGACGGGCCGGTGACGGCGCGCTTCCCGATGCCGCCGTCGCTGCTCGCGGAGCACGCGGTGGGGCTGCCCGATGGGCGCATCTTCCACATCATCACCCATGGGCAGGGGCTGATGCCGGCCCATGGGTCGCAAGTGGCGCCGGAGGACCGGTGGAAGCTGGTCCACTACGTGCGCTCGCTCCAGAACCCCGCGCGCACCGCGCACAAGGAGA
- the nrfD gene encoding NrfD/PsrC family molybdoenzyme membrane anchor subunit, protein MSNQHLSPLRVPLVSEPRSMGQLTEEICAPMERAPTWKWWVAFGIAVAVLATGAGIVAYQVGTGIGVWGLNKTIGWAFDITNFVFWVGIGHAGTLISAILFLFRQKWRTSINRAAEAMTLFAVMCAALFPLIHMGRPWLAFWVLPYPNTRGSLWVNFRSPLLWDVFAISTYFTVSAVFWYVGLIPDLATVRDRLKAGVRKAIFKVMSLGWTGSNRTWSRYETVYLLLAGLATPLVLSVHTIVSMDFATSVIPGWHTTIFPPYFVAGAVFSGFAMVLTLMIITRVVLGYEHLITLRHLENMTKVIIVTGGLVSLAYATEFFIAWYSGNPYERFAFMNRAFGPYAWAYWTMVTCNVVSPHLFWFKKIRTSPAAIFVLSLVINVGMWFERFVIIVTSLHRDYLPSSWSMYTPTMVEVGTFIGTFGLFFTLFLLFVRVLPIISIGEVKSVLGFARSTPAHPETPPSTRPAPVLDAPEEASAARNHPPLAIATRKDVPV, encoded by the coding sequence ATGAGCAACCAGCACCTGTCCCCGCTGCGCGTGCCGCTGGTCAGCGAGCCGCGCAGCATGGGCCAGCTCACCGAGGAGATTTGCGCCCCCATGGAGCGCGCGCCCACGTGGAAGTGGTGGGTGGCGTTCGGCATCGCGGTGGCGGTGTTGGCCACGGGCGCGGGCATCGTCGCGTACCAGGTGGGCACTGGCATCGGCGTGTGGGGCCTCAACAAGACCATCGGCTGGGCGTTCGACATCACCAACTTCGTGTTCTGGGTGGGCATCGGCCACGCGGGCACGCTCATCTCCGCCATCCTCTTCCTCTTCCGGCAGAAGTGGCGCACCAGCATCAACCGTGCGGCGGAGGCGATGACGCTGTTCGCCGTGATGTGCGCGGCGCTCTTCCCGCTCATCCACATGGGGCGGCCCTGGCTGGCCTTCTGGGTGCTGCCGTATCCCAATACGCGCGGAAGCCTCTGGGTGAACTTCCGCTCGCCGCTCCTGTGGGACGTGTTCGCCATCTCCACGTACTTCACCGTGTCCGCGGTGTTCTGGTACGTGGGCCTGATTCCGGACCTGGCCACCGTCCGTGACAGGCTGAAGGCGGGCGTCCGCAAGGCCATCTTCAAGGTGATGTCGCTGGGGTGGACGGGCTCGAACCGGACGTGGAGCCGCTACGAGACGGTGTACCTGCTGCTCGCGGGCCTGGCGACGCCGCTGGTGCTCAGCGTGCACACCATCGTCTCCATGGACTTCGCCACGTCGGTGATTCCCGGCTGGCACACCACCATCTTCCCGCCGTACTTCGTCGCGGGCGCGGTGTTCAGCGGCTTCGCGATGGTGCTGACGTTGATGATCATCACCCGCGTGGTGCTGGGCTACGAGCACCTCATCACCCTGCGCCACCTGGAGAACATGACGAAGGTCATCATCGTCACCGGTGGACTGGTGTCGCTGGCGTACGCCACGGAGTTCTTCATCGCCTGGTACTCGGGCAACCCCTACGAGCGCTTCGCCTTCATGAACCGCGCGTTCGGCCCGTATGCCTGGGCGTATTGGACGATGGTGACGTGCAACGTGGTGTCGCCGCACCTGTTCTGGTTCAAGAAGATTCGCACCTCGCCCGCGGCCATCTTCGTGCTGTCGCTGGTCATCAACGTGGGCATGTGGTTCGAGCGCTTCGTCATCATCGTGACGAGCCTCCACCGGGACTACCTGCCCAGCAGTTGGTCCATGTACACGCCGACGATGGTGGAGGTGGGGACCTTCATCGGCACCTTCGGTCTCTTCTTCACCCTGTTCCTGCTCTTCGTGCGAGTGCTGCCCATCATCTCCATCGGCGAGGTGAAGAGCGTGCTGGGCTTCGCGCGAAGCACGCCGGCGCACCCCGAGACTCCGCCGTCGACGCGTCCTGCCCCCGTGCTCGACGCGCCGGAGGAGGCCTCGGCGGCCCGGAACCACCCGCCGCTGGCCATCGCCACCCGGAAGGATGTCCCCGTATGA